A region of Anguilla rostrata isolate EN2019 chromosome 10, ASM1855537v3, whole genome shotgun sequence DNA encodes the following proteins:
- the mrpl41 gene encoding large ribosomal subunit protein mL41 isoform X1 has translation MFVCAVFFIYDGVRGVVKIAAEPDAHTHMGLLSALTRGLVRGTRRMAASTTKRGPRTMNRGGPARPTGVLTSSRKFVRIREMVPEFVVPSLEGFKLKPYVSYRTPDGTEPALTPEALFSQAVAPQIKKDIENGTFNPDQLEKYGFEPTQEGKLFKLYPKNFVR, from the exons ATGTTCGTATGTGCAGTTTTCTTTATCTACGACGGCGTGCGCGGGGTGGTCaag ATAGCTGCTGAgcctgacgcacacacacacatggggtTGCTGTCAGCGCTGACGCGGGGATTGGTGCGGGGGACGCGCCGCATGGCGGCCTCCACCACCAAACGCGGCCCCCGGACTATGAACAGGGGCGGGCCCGCGAGGCCCACCGGCGTGCTCACCTCCAGCAGGAAGTTTGTGAGGATAAGGGAGATGGTTCCGGAATTCGTGGTTCCTTCCCTGGAGGGGTTCAAGCTGAAGCCGTACGTGTCCTACCGCACCCCCGATGGGACGGAGCCCGCCCTCACCCCGGAGGCCCTCTTCTCCCAGGCTGTTGCCCCGCAGATCAAGAAGGACATTGAGAACGGAACGTTCAACCCGGATCAGCTGGAGAAATATGGATTCGAACCCACGCAGGAAGGAAAACTATTCAAGCTTTACCCTAAGAATTTTGTGCGGTAG
- the mrpl41 gene encoding large ribosomal subunit protein mL41 isoform X2 gives MCSFLYLRRRARGGQGESAEPDAHTHMGLLSALTRGLVRGTRRMAASTTKRGPRTMNRGGPARPTGVLTSSRKFVRIREMVPEFVVPSLEGFKLKPYVSYRTPDGTEPALTPEALFSQAVAPQIKKDIENGTFNPDQLEKYGFEPTQEGKLFKLYPKNFVR, from the exons ATGTGCAGTTTTCTTTATCTACGACGGCGTGCGCGGGGTGGTCaaggtgagt CTGCTGAgcctgacgcacacacacacatggggtTGCTGTCAGCGCTGACGCGGGGATTGGTGCGGGGGACGCGCCGCATGGCGGCCTCCACCACCAAACGCGGCCCCCGGACTATGAACAGGGGCGGGCCCGCGAGGCCCACCGGCGTGCTCACCTCCAGCAGGAAGTTTGTGAGGATAAGGGAGATGGTTCCGGAATTCGTGGTTCCTTCCCTGGAGGGGTTCAAGCTGAAGCCGTACGTGTCCTACCGCACCCCCGATGGGACGGAGCCCGCCCTCACCCCGGAGGCCCTCTTCTCCCAGGCTGTTGCCCCGCAGATCAAGAAGGACATTGAGAACGGAACGTTCAACCCGGATCAGCTGGAGAAATATGGATTCGAACCCACGCAGGAAGGAAAACTATTCAAGCTTTACCCTAAGAATTTTGTGCGGTAG
- the mrpl41 gene encoding large ribosomal subunit protein mL41 isoform X3 gives MGLLSALTRGLVRGTRRMAASTTKRGPRTMNRGGPARPTGVLTSSRKFVRIREMVPEFVVPSLEGFKLKPYVSYRTPDGTEPALTPEALFSQAVAPQIKKDIENGTFNPDQLEKYGFEPTQEGKLFKLYPKNFVR, from the coding sequence atggggtTGCTGTCAGCGCTGACGCGGGGATTGGTGCGGGGGACGCGCCGCATGGCGGCCTCCACCACCAAACGCGGCCCCCGGACTATGAACAGGGGCGGGCCCGCGAGGCCCACCGGCGTGCTCACCTCCAGCAGGAAGTTTGTGAGGATAAGGGAGATGGTTCCGGAATTCGTGGTTCCTTCCCTGGAGGGGTTCAAGCTGAAGCCGTACGTGTCCTACCGCACCCCCGATGGGACGGAGCCCGCCCTCACCCCGGAGGCCCTCTTCTCCCAGGCTGTTGCCCCGCAGATCAAGAAGGACATTGAGAACGGAACGTTCAACCCGGATCAGCTGGAGAAATATGGATTCGAACCCACGCAGGAAGGAAAACTATTCAAGCTTTACCCTAAGAATTTTGTGCGGTAG
- the dph7 gene encoding diphthine methyltransferase isoform X1 codes for MAWRSRTRSLQVFDTELSADAVEWCPVPQWDNVLVCGTYQLQKTPDEAGVGSASPSRVGRVYLFQFRQEGALCPPLTEVQRIDTPAILDMKWCHVPVSGLPLLGTATATGELKLYRLIDAQEGSCALEVLSSLELGPDRLALSLDWSTGRGDSSSGMRVVSSDSAGCVNVLSVGEAGLAAVSQWKAHDFEAWISAFSYWDTQLLYSGGDDCKLKGWDLRIRPSSPTFTSKRHTMGVCSIHSNPHREHILATGSYDEQVLLWDGRSLRQPLNESPLGGGVWRLKWHPTQEHLLLAACMHNDFHILHCQQALDGDGGACPVVASYILHNSLAYGADWSRLALGGPPPSSPREKAEGGGARTEVGGHLRIQYESPTASFDTSLEDEEGRYIPENSAPLVAPPPTPAKDAPSLSCLLATCSFYDHMLHVWRWDWSPEETSAAGAQGGAGDREKVGTIANKAEREEKSAAHLVQ; via the exons ATGGCGTGGCGGTCGCGTACTCGCAGCTTACAAGTGTTCGACACGGAGCTGAGTGCTGATGCTGTGGAGTGGTGCCCGGTGCCCCAGTGGGACAATGTGCTGGTATGCGGAACATACCAGTTGCAGAAGACGCCAGATGAG GCAGGCGTTGGGTCTGCCAGCCCCAGCCGTGTTGGGCGTGTATACCTGTTCCAGTTTCGTCAGGAAGGCGCGCTTTGCCCACCTCTCACAGAGGTTCAGAGAATCGACACTCCGGCTATACTGGATATGAAGTG GTGTCATGTACCAGTGTCAGGGCTTCCTCTGCTGGGCACAGCCACTGCCACTGGGGAGCTGAAGTTGTACAGATTGATTGACGCTCAG GAAGGCAGCTGTGCCCTGGAGGTGTTGTCAAGCCTGGAGCTTGGCCCAGATAGGCTGGCTCTGTCTTTGGACTGGTCcacagggagaggagacag CAGCAGTGGGATGCGCGTGGTGTCCAGTGACTCAGCGGGCTGTGTTAACGTGCTCTCCGTAGGCGAGGCGGGCCTCGCCGCCGTCTCTCAGTGGAAAGCTCACGATTTTGAAGCCTGGATTTCTGCGTTCAGCTACTGGGACACTCAGCTGCTGTACTCCG GTGGCGATGACTGCAAGCTGAAGGGCTGGGATCTTCGGATCAGGCCTTCCTCCCCCACCTTCACCAGCAAGAG GCACACCATGGGCGTGTGTAGCATTCACAGCAACCCTCACCGGGAACATATCCTGGCAACAGGCAG CTATGATGAGCAGGTGTTGCTGTGGGACGGGAGGAGTCTGCGGCAGCCCCTCAACGAGAGCCCGTTGGGAGGCGGCGTGTGGCGGCTCAAGTGGCACCCCACTCAAGAGCACCTCCTGCTGGCCGCCTGCATGCACAACGACTTCCACATCCTTCACTGCCAGCAAGCCCTGG atggtgatggaggggCATGTCCAGTGGTTGCCTCCTACATCCTGCACAACTCTCTGGCCTACGGGGCCGATTGGTCACGCCTGGCCCTCGGGGggcccccaccctcctccccccgggAGAaagctgaggggggaggggccaggaccGAGGTCGGGGGTCACCTGAGGATCCAGTACGAGTCTCCGACCGCCAGCTTCGACACGTCGCTGGAGGACGAAGAGGGGCGTTACATACCCGAGAACTCCGCCCCTCtggtggccccgcccccaacccctgcCAAAgacgccccctccctctcctgcctgcTGGCCACCTGTTCCTTCTATGACCACATGCTGCACGTGTGGCGATGGGACTGGAGCCCAGAGGAGACCAGTGCGGCGGGGGCACAGGGAGGAGCGGGCGATCGAGAGAAGGTGGGGACGATCGCCAACAAGGCCGAACGGGAAGAGAAATCCGCAGCCCACCTCGTTCAATAA
- the dph7 gene encoding diphthine methyltransferase isoform X2: MAWRSRTRSLQVFDTELSADAVEWCPVPQWDNVLVCGTYQLQKTPDEAGVGSASPSRVGRVYLFQFRQEGALCPPLTEVQRIDTPAILDMKWCHVPVSGLPLLGTATATGELKLYRLIDAQEGSCALEVLSSLELGPDRLALSLDWSTGRGDSSGMRVVSSDSAGCVNVLSVGEAGLAAVSQWKAHDFEAWISAFSYWDTQLLYSGGDDCKLKGWDLRIRPSSPTFTSKRHTMGVCSIHSNPHREHILATGSYDEQVLLWDGRSLRQPLNESPLGGGVWRLKWHPTQEHLLLAACMHNDFHILHCQQALDGDGGACPVVASYILHNSLAYGADWSRLALGGPPPSSPREKAEGGGARTEVGGHLRIQYESPTASFDTSLEDEEGRYIPENSAPLVAPPPTPAKDAPSLSCLLATCSFYDHMLHVWRWDWSPEETSAAGAQGGAGDREKVGTIANKAEREEKSAAHLVQ; encoded by the exons ATGGCGTGGCGGTCGCGTACTCGCAGCTTACAAGTGTTCGACACGGAGCTGAGTGCTGATGCTGTGGAGTGGTGCCCGGTGCCCCAGTGGGACAATGTGCTGGTATGCGGAACATACCAGTTGCAGAAGACGCCAGATGAG GCAGGCGTTGGGTCTGCCAGCCCCAGCCGTGTTGGGCGTGTATACCTGTTCCAGTTTCGTCAGGAAGGCGCGCTTTGCCCACCTCTCACAGAGGTTCAGAGAATCGACACTCCGGCTATACTGGATATGAAGTG GTGTCATGTACCAGTGTCAGGGCTTCCTCTGCTGGGCACAGCCACTGCCACTGGGGAGCTGAAGTTGTACAGATTGATTGACGCTCAG GAAGGCAGCTGTGCCCTGGAGGTGTTGTCAAGCCTGGAGCTTGGCCCAGATAGGCTGGCTCTGTCTTTGGACTGGTCcacagggagaggagacag CAGTGGGATGCGCGTGGTGTCCAGTGACTCAGCGGGCTGTGTTAACGTGCTCTCCGTAGGCGAGGCGGGCCTCGCCGCCGTCTCTCAGTGGAAAGCTCACGATTTTGAAGCCTGGATTTCTGCGTTCAGCTACTGGGACACTCAGCTGCTGTACTCCG GTGGCGATGACTGCAAGCTGAAGGGCTGGGATCTTCGGATCAGGCCTTCCTCCCCCACCTTCACCAGCAAGAG GCACACCATGGGCGTGTGTAGCATTCACAGCAACCCTCACCGGGAACATATCCTGGCAACAGGCAG CTATGATGAGCAGGTGTTGCTGTGGGACGGGAGGAGTCTGCGGCAGCCCCTCAACGAGAGCCCGTTGGGAGGCGGCGTGTGGCGGCTCAAGTGGCACCCCACTCAAGAGCACCTCCTGCTGGCCGCCTGCATGCACAACGACTTCCACATCCTTCACTGCCAGCAAGCCCTGG atggtgatggaggggCATGTCCAGTGGTTGCCTCCTACATCCTGCACAACTCTCTGGCCTACGGGGCCGATTGGTCACGCCTGGCCCTCGGGGggcccccaccctcctccccccgggAGAaagctgaggggggaggggccaggaccGAGGTCGGGGGTCACCTGAGGATCCAGTACGAGTCTCCGACCGCCAGCTTCGACACGTCGCTGGAGGACGAAGAGGGGCGTTACATACCCGAGAACTCCGCCCCTCtggtggccccgcccccaacccctgcCAAAgacgccccctccctctcctgcctgcTGGCCACCTGTTCCTTCTATGACCACATGCTGCACGTGTGGCGATGGGACTGGAGCCCAGAGGAGACCAGTGCGGCGGGGGCACAGGGAGGAGCGGGCGATCGAGAGAAGGTGGGGACGATCGCCAACAAGGCCGAACGGGAAGAGAAATCCGCAGCCCACCTCGTTCAATAA
- the paxx gene encoding protein PAXX: protein MDYDALKTQSSYCTLVNKSDNSKYVCYSHTKAGTFNIGLTNASEVWSKDFTEETLAEHGKNDALKSAEDYISKIRSTCGNGSASVTVQEDGALLQLGVSPGSVSMTLPRLSDPEGRAELRDLLFRMANSLADADAAGGPSSVSPGKSQFRRNTGFEPRRQQTGPTVVVKKRLPGDSLINPGSRKKKPATGVAFDDND, encoded by the exons ATGGATTATGATGCACTTAAGACACAATCGTCGTACTGCACCTTGGTCAATAAAAGTGATAACTCCAAATACGTTTGTTACTCACATACGAAAGCAGGAACGttcaatatcgg ACTAACTAATGCCTCAGAAGTGTGGAGCAAAGATTTCACAGAGGAAACACTGGCTGAGCAT GGAAAAAATGATGCCTTGAAATCAGCAGAAGATTACATCTCAAAAATCAG ATCGACGTGTGGGAATGGCAGCGCGTCTGTGACCGTGCAGGAGGACGGCGCCCTTCTCCAGCTGGGCGTGTCCCCGGGCTCTGTGAGCATGACCCTTCCCAGGCTGAGTGACCCCGAGGGCAGGGCGGAGCTGAGGGACCTGCTCTTCAGGATGGCGAACAGTCTGGCGGACGCTGACGCTGCAG GGGGACCCTCATCTGTCAGTCCTGGGAAGAGCCAGTTCAGACGAAATACAG gctTTGAGCCCAGGAGGCAGCAGACCGGGCCAACTGTGGTTGTGAAGAAGCGACTACCAGGAGACTCGCTCATCAACCCTGGAAGCAGAAA AAAGAAGCCTGCGACCGGAGTGGCGTTTGATGACAACGATTAA